One part of the Halopenitus persicus genome encodes these proteins:
- a CDS encoding single-stranded DNA binding protein produces MGVIEDVYEDLETDVEFDAFEAAVEDKVEQMGGLADEETAAMLIAHELRDEEVETIADIEPGMDDVKFLGKVTSIGEVRTFERDDDDDREEGRVCNVEIADESGSVRVALWDEMATGAAEELETGDVLRVMGRPKEGYNGLEVSANKVEPDADAEVDVQLLDAYRVEDLTLGASDVTLVGTVLEAGDVRTFSRDDGTEGRVANLTLGDETGRVRVTMWDDRADLAEEFEAGEVVEVVDGYVRERDDDLELHVGNRGSIERVDETVEYVPETTDIADLEIGETVDLAGGVIETDPKRTFDRDDGSEGQVRNVRIRDDTGEIRVALWGEKADAGIELADEVLFTDVEISDGWQDDLEASANWRSTVSVLETGNATDGRRSEGSTADDPTESAEKRPESEGLDAFANGADGATEGARAQSDGGPAAAAAATADASESAGTDEATTGNATEATAEFTGTVVQAGNPVVLDDGERTRSVRTDETLRLGEEVTVRGPERDGRIDAEDVF; encoded by the coding sequence ATGGGTGTGATCGAGGACGTCTACGAGGACCTCGAGACCGACGTCGAGTTCGACGCGTTCGAGGCGGCGGTCGAGGACAAGGTCGAACAGATGGGCGGGCTCGCGGACGAGGAGACGGCCGCGATGCTCATCGCCCACGAGCTCCGCGACGAGGAGGTCGAGACGATCGCGGACATCGAGCCGGGGATGGACGACGTGAAGTTCCTCGGGAAGGTCACCTCGATCGGCGAGGTCCGGACCTTCGAGCGCGACGATGACGACGACCGGGAGGAGGGGCGCGTCTGTAACGTCGAGATCGCCGACGAGTCCGGATCGGTCAGGGTCGCCCTCTGGGACGAGATGGCGACCGGCGCCGCCGAGGAACTGGAAACCGGCGACGTGTTGCGCGTGATGGGGCGCCCGAAGGAGGGCTACAACGGCCTCGAGGTGAGCGCGAACAAGGTCGAGCCCGACGCGGACGCGGAGGTCGACGTGCAGCTCCTTGACGCCTACCGCGTCGAGGACCTGACGCTCGGTGCCTCGGACGTCACGCTCGTCGGAACGGTGCTCGAGGCCGGCGACGTCCGAACGTTCTCCCGGGACGACGGCACCGAGGGACGGGTCGCGAACCTCACTCTCGGCGACGAGACCGGTCGCGTCCGCGTGACGATGTGGGACGACCGGGCCGACCTCGCGGAGGAGTTCGAGGCGGGCGAGGTCGTCGAGGTCGTGGACGGTTACGTCCGCGAGCGGGACGACGACCTCGAGTTACACGTCGGAAATCGCGGCTCGATCGAACGCGTCGACGAGACGGTCGAATACGTCCCGGAGACGACCGACATCGCCGACCTGGAGATCGGGGAGACGGTCGATCTGGCCGGCGGCGTGATCGAGACGGACCCCAAGCGGACCTTCGACCGCGACGACGGCTCGGAGGGGCAGGTCCGAAACGTCCGCATCAGGGACGACACCGGCGAGATCCGGGTGGCGCTGTGGGGCGAGAAGGCCGACGCCGGGATCGAGCTGGCCGACGAAGTCCTGTTCACCGACGTCGAGATCAGCGACGGTTGGCAGGACGACCTCGAGGCGTCGGCCAACTGGCGGTCGACCGTCAGCGTGCTCGAGACCGGCAACGCGACCGACGGACGCCGGTCAGAGGGGTCGACGGCCGATGACCCGACCGAGTCGGCAGAGAAGCGGCCCGAAAGCGAGGGGCTCGATGCGTTCGCCAACGGCGCCGACGGCGCGACCGAAGGCGCGCGCGCGCAGTCCGACGGCGGGCCGGCGGCTGCGGCGGCCGCCACGGCCGACGCCTCCGAGTCGGCCGGGACCGACGAAGCGACGACCGGCAACGCGACGGAGGCGACCGCCGAGTTCACCGGGACGGTCGTCCAGGCCGGGAATCCGGTCGTGCTGGACGACGGGGAGCGAACGAGGAGCGTTCGGACCGACGAGACGCTGCGGCTCGGCGAGGAAGTGACGGTCCGCGGTCCCGAACGCGACGGTCGGATCGACGCCGAGGACGTCTTCTAG
- a CDS encoding MBL fold metallo-hydrolase codes for MEPITVTADAETFTCNAYLVPGSTTTLVDAGTMPGVEDVIADHVDGLDRVVLTHQHADHIGELDAVLDAFDADLYAHGDHPRRDVALEDGDVVTIGDERCEVVYTPGHAVDHVAFVGPDRLYSGDVVVYNDGAFEDGSFGRTDMTGQSRERLIESLQDLLDRLPDAVSELYAGHGDVYRAGEGDESVRAVIERALDRAERREPKYPE; via the coding sequence ATGGAGCCGATCACCGTCACGGCGGACGCGGAGACGTTCACCTGTAACGCCTATCTGGTGCCCGGATCGACGACGACGCTGGTCGACGCCGGCACGATGCCCGGCGTCGAGGACGTCATCGCCGACCACGTCGACGGCCTGGACCGGGTCGTGCTCACGCATCAACACGCCGACCACATCGGCGAGCTGGACGCCGTCCTCGACGCCTTCGACGCCGACCTGTACGCCCACGGCGACCATCCACGCCGGGACGTCGCGCTCGAGGACGGCGACGTGGTCACGATCGGCGACGAACGGTGCGAGGTGGTGTACACGCCGGGTCACGCCGTCGACCACGTCGCGTTCGTCGGGCCCGACCGGCTCTACAGCGGCGACGTCGTCGTCTACAACGACGGCGCCTTCGAGGACGGCTCCTTCGGGCGCACCGACATGACGGGTCAGTCACGTGAACGGCTGATCGAGAGCCTCCAGGACCTTCTCGACCGGCTGCCGGACGCCGTCTCCGAGCTGTACGCCGGACACGGCGACGTCTACCGGGCGGGCGAGGGCGACGAGTCCGTTCGTGCCGTGATCGAGCGCGCGCTCGACCGGGCGGAGCGGCGGGAGCCGAAATACCCCGAGTAA
- a CDS encoding histone deacetylase family protein, with the protein MQFGYSEICLEHDTGERHPETPDRLRAIRKGLRQRHGVAYHEATPATRSAVAAVHDEDYVDDVEAFCADGGGNWDPDTVACEKTWDAALASAGLAQWAAREAIAGASGRETPFAVGRPPGHHAVTDDAMGFCFVNNAAVAAQTVIDGGLADRVAIFDWDVHHGNGTQDIFYDRGDVFYASIHEQGLYPGTGEIDETGTGDGEGTTVNVPLSAGAGDVEYCTVLDEVLDPMLAAYDPDLLLVSAGFDAHRHDPISRMRVSSEGYALLTDRVRDIADRIGAALGFVLEGGYGLDTLAEGVGMVHETFDGREPVEPEGDLNGSTRVLINDVESQFDR; encoded by the coding sequence ATGCAGTTCGGCTACTCCGAGATCTGTCTGGAACACGACACCGGCGAGCGGCACCCGGAGACCCCGGACCGGCTCCGGGCGATCCGCAAGGGACTCCGGCAACGCCACGGCGTCGCCTACCACGAGGCGACCCCGGCGACCCGATCGGCGGTAGCCGCGGTCCACGACGAGGACTACGTCGACGACGTCGAGGCGTTCTGTGCCGACGGCGGCGGAAACTGGGACCCCGACACGGTCGCCTGCGAGAAGACGTGGGACGCCGCGCTCGCCTCGGCGGGACTCGCCCAGTGGGCGGCGCGGGAGGCGATCGCGGGCGCGAGCGGTCGGGAGACCCCGTTCGCGGTCGGCCGCCCGCCGGGCCACCACGCCGTGACGGACGACGCGATGGGATTCTGTTTCGTCAACAACGCCGCCGTCGCCGCACAGACGGTGATCGACGGGGGGCTCGCCGACCGGGTCGCGATCTTCGACTGGGACGTCCACCACGGCAACGGAACGCAGGACATCTTTTACGACCGCGGCGACGTCTTCTACGCCTCGATCCACGAACAGGGGCTGTATCCGGGCACGGGCGAGATCGACGAGACGGGAACCGGCGACGGCGAGGGAACCACGGTGAACGTTCCGCTCTCCGCCGGCGCGGGCGACGTGGAGTACTGTACGGTGCTCGATGAGGTGCTCGACCCGATGCTCGCGGCGTACGACCCCGACCTCCTGCTCGTCTCGGCCGGGTTCGACGCCCACCGCCACGACCCCATCTCCCGGATGCGGGTCTCCTCGGAGGGATACGCGCTGCTCACCGACCGGGTTCGCGACATCGCGGACCGGATCGGCGCGGCCCTCGGGTTCGTGCTCGAGGGGGGCTACGGGCTCGACACCCTCGCCGAGGGCGTCGGGATGGTCCACGAGACGTTCGACGGCCGCGAGCCGGTCGAACCGGAGGGCGATCTCAACGGGTCGACACGCGTGCTCATCAACGACGTCGAGTCACAGTTCGACCGCTGA
- a CDS encoding RNA-guided endonuclease InsQ/TnpB family protein: MEYSHRYPAYPTQQVAAELEYHIDIHRQAYNYTLYEYENVDADDIGSAYKHHSRLPGWKDQFPIFSEVNSKALQRTVTRFYQNLDALSEQKQNGRKVGNLKWKSPREFQSMTFSQSGFELKNTSGRRATLWLSKIGDIKIRYHREIPDTADIKEATVKKETTGEWFVSFGLETDDADLPEKPDVNSLNTSNSVGIDLGILNYIHTSDGKTVDWLDLKDEYDRLRREQRKLSRKEKGSNNYEKQRRKVAKVKRHIKRKVLDYQHKITTCLVREYDAVFVEDLNVKGMLEQSHNARNKQDAAWRQFITLLEYKADLYGCHVKQVEARGTTKECASCGVETAKPIWVREHSCPSCGLECDRDANAAMNVLQRGFAELGLGWPESTPVETALPTDTSSVSAKRVVETGSLGA; encoded by the coding sequence ATGGAGTACAGTCACCGCTACCCAGCATACCCGACACAACAGGTAGCGGCTGAACTGGAATACCACATCGACATTCATCGCCAAGCGTACAACTACACCCTGTACGAGTATGAAAACGTGGACGCCGACGACATCGGCTCCGCGTACAAACACCACTCCCGACTCCCCGGCTGGAAAGACCAGTTCCCCATCTTCTCAGAGGTTAACTCGAAAGCTCTGCAACGAACCGTCACACGGTTCTACCAGAACCTCGACGCCCTCTCCGAGCAGAAACAGAACGGTCGCAAGGTCGGGAACCTCAAGTGGAAGTCGCCACGGGAGTTCCAGAGTATGACGTTTTCACAGTCCGGCTTCGAACTCAAAAACACGAGTGGCCGACGCGCGACACTCTGGCTCTCCAAAATCGGAGACATCAAAATCCGCTACCACCGCGAAATCCCAGATACAGCGGACATCAAAGAGGCCACTGTCAAGAAGGAGACGACTGGTGAATGGTTTGTCTCCTTCGGCCTCGAAACCGACGACGCTGACTTACCCGAGAAACCCGACGTGAACTCGCTTAACACGAGTAACAGCGTCGGAATCGACCTCGGCATCCTCAACTACATCCACACCAGCGATGGCAAAACCGTAGATTGGCTCGACCTCAAAGACGAATACGACCGACTCAGACGCGAACAACGGAAGTTGTCGCGGAAGGAGAAAGGGTCAAACAACTACGAGAAGCAACGCCGGAAAGTGGCGAAGGTCAAGCGTCACATCAAGCGGAAGGTGCTGGACTACCAGCACAAGATAACGACGTGCCTTGTCCGCGAATACGACGCTGTATTCGTGGAAGACCTGAACGTGAAGGGGATGCTCGAACAGTCGCATAACGCCCGGAACAAGCAGGACGCGGCGTGGCGACAGTTCATCACGCTCCTCGAATACAAGGCCGACCTGTATGGATGTCACGTCAAACAGGTCGAAGCGCGAGGCACCACGAAAGAGTGCGCGTCGTGTGGTGTGGAGACGGCGAAGCCTATCTGGGTCAGGGAACACTCCTGTCCGAGTTGTGGCCTTGAATGTGACCGTGATGCGAATGCAGCGATGAATGTCCTACAACGTGGTTTTGCTGAACTAGGGCTGGGATGGCCCGAATCAACGCCTGTGGAGACTGCGCTCCCTACGGACACCAGTTCGGTGTCTGCAAAGCGCGTCGTGGAAACGGGAAGCCTCGGGGCTTGA
- a CDS encoding HVO_0416 family zinc finger protein gives MSSAPSTSDGLFDEFLEDRGHETEIVRWERSYNKKQCPECGGLHEESASECRVCGWDPYA, from the coding sequence ATGTCGTCAGCACCCAGCACGAGCGACGGTCTGTTCGACGAATTCCTCGAGGACCGCGGTCACGAGACCGAGATCGTACGCTGGGAGCGATCGTATAACAAGAAGCAGTGTCCCGAGTGTGGCGGCCTTCACGAGGAGTCGGCGAGCGAGTGCCGCGTCTGTGGCTGGGACCCGTACGCGTGA
- the cca gene encoding CCA tRNA nucleotidyltransferase, with product MSDPESVRRSVLDRITPDPAERERLESVATRLVDRTRAAVVDLDADLTAGPDGDVDVVRVGSTARGTWLSGDRDIDLFVRFPTDLPRADLERYGLSIGHAVLPDGHEEYAEHPYVTGTLEGFDVDLVPCYDVPDAGAIRSAVDRTPFHDAYLSERLTEELAADVLLAKRFLKGIGAYGSDLRNRGFSGYLTELLVVEHGGFEPLLRAAADWHPPVRLDPEDHGTATFDDPLVVIDPTDPERNVAAVCSGRNLARLQHHARAYLADPSPTPFFPPEREPISADAVREHVDRRGTTPVAIVLQPPALVDDQLWPQLRKSRDGIVRALEDRQFPVLRSRTMVEGDPVAASRARGTGLSDPGRAVILIEPLRESLPAVAAHRGPPVSVREHAEGFYDAYADDGDPHTYGPFLDGDRYVVERERAVTSAAAFLAEGDLSDVGLGAQLTDAIADREVLVGDDVASLADGFGRQLRSYFEPRP from the coding sequence ATGAGCGATCCGGAATCCGTTCGGCGGTCGGTCCTCGACCGCATCACCCCCGACCCGGCGGAGCGGGAGCGTCTCGAGTCGGTCGCGACCCGGCTCGTCGACCGGACGCGGGCGGCCGTCGTCGACCTCGACGCCGACCTGACCGCCGGTCCGGACGGCGACGTCGACGTGGTCCGCGTCGGGTCGACCGCCCGCGGCACGTGGCTGTCGGGGGACCGGGACATCGACCTCTTCGTTCGGTTTCCGACCGACCTCCCCCGGGCCGACCTCGAGCGCTACGGGCTGTCGATCGGCCACGCCGTCCTGCCGGACGGTCACGAGGAGTACGCCGAACACCCCTACGTTACGGGCACCCTCGAGGGATTCGACGTCGATCTCGTCCCGTGTTACGACGTCCCCGACGCCGGGGCGATCCGGTCGGCGGTCGATCGCACCCCGTTTCACGACGCCTACCTCTCCGAGCGGCTCACCGAGGAACTCGCCGCGGACGTGCTGCTCGCGAAGCGGTTCCTCAAGGGGATCGGCGCATACGGCAGCGACCTCCGAAATCGGGGGTTTTCGGGGTACCTGACCGAGCTGCTCGTCGTCGAGCACGGCGGGTTCGAGCCGCTTTTGCGGGCCGCCGCCGACTGGCATCCGCCCGTTCGGCTCGACCCCGAGGACCACGGCACGGCGACCTTCGACGACCCGCTCGTCGTGATCGACCCGACCGACCCGGAGCGGAACGTGGCGGCAGTCTGCTCCGGGCGCAACCTCGCCCGGTTGCAACACCACGCCCGCGCGTACCTTGCCGACCCGAGCCCGACGCCCTTCTTTCCCCCCGAACGGGAGCCGATATCGGCCGACGCGGTCCGCGAGCACGTCGACCGACGCGGGACGACCCCGGTCGCGATCGTCCTCCAGCCACCGGCGCTCGTCGACGACCAGCTGTGGCCCCAGCTCCGGAAGTCGCGTGACGGGATCGTTCGCGCCCTCGAGGACCGCCAGTTTCCGGTGCTTCGATCGCGGACGATGGTCGAGGGCGATCCGGTCGCCGCGAGCCGCGCACGCGGGACCGGTCTCTCCGACCCCGGTCGCGCCGTCATCCTCATTGAGCCCCTGCGCGAGTCGCTGCCCGCGGTCGCCGCCCACCGCGGTCCCCCGGTCTCGGTGCGGGAACACGCCGAGGGCTTCTACGACGCCTACGCCGACGACGGGGACCCGCATACCTACGGCCCGTTCCTCGACGGCGACCGCTACGTCGTCGAGCGGGAGCGAGCGGTCACGAGCGCGGCCGCGTTCCTCGCCGAGGGCGATCTCTCCGACGTCGGGCTCGGCGCACAGCTCACCGACGCGATCGCGGACCGTGAGGTGCTCGTCGGCGACGACGTCGCGTCGCTGGCGGACGGGTTCGGCAGACAGCTTCGCTCCTACTTCGAGCCGCGGCCGTGA
- a CDS encoding histone family protein — MSVELPFAPVDQIIRRNAGDLRVSADAAEALARRVQDHGATLATDAAERATADGRKTLMAADFDVEQVVDRGTLTLPVAPVDRIARSRIDDRYRVGMDARIALADVLEDYADNVASAAATLARHADRRTIQAEDIETYFTLFN, encoded by the coding sequence ATGAGTGTCGAGTTGCCGTTCGCCCCGGTCGACCAGATCATCCGGCGGAACGCCGGCGACCTCAGGGTCAGCGCTGACGCGGCGGAGGCGCTCGCGCGACGCGTCCAGGACCACGGCGCGACGCTAGCCACGGACGCCGCCGAGCGCGCAACGGCGGACGGTCGGAAGACGCTGATGGCCGCGGATTTCGACGTCGAACAGGTCGTCGACCGGGGGACGCTCACGCTCCCGGTCGCTCCGGTCGACCGGATCGCACGGTCCCGGATCGACGACCGCTATCGCGTCGGGATGGACGCGCGGATCGCGCTGGCCGACGTCCTCGAGGATTACGCCGACAACGTGGCGAGTGCGGCGGCCACGCTGGCGCGGCACGCGGATCGACGGACGATCCAGGCCGAGGACATCGAGACCTACTTCACCCTGTTCAACTAA
- a CDS encoding RNA-guided endonuclease InsQ/TnpB family protein, whose translation MNYNYRYRLKPTDRQRKTLDYHRDTCRQLYNHALYRFNQIPESDGTVKQRVRKIRDELPVLKDWWDALTDVYSKVLQPTVMRIAKNIKRLGQLKEQGYTVGELRWKSPREFRSFTYNQSGFELDKKDGQTVLSLSKLADIPIELHRPLPDDATVKEVTLKKEKTGEWFAIFGIEMDGEPPTKPSLADIDAENMVGIDVGILKYAQDTDGTAVESLDLSAERDRLEREQRTLSRKEYKSHNWKKQRQRVAECHFQIKRKRRDFLHKLSNYYAREYELVAVENLDVKGMLESARNSRNTASAAWNTFTDMLEYKCEREGTHFVEVEPEGTTKECAQCGVATDKPLWVREHSCPACGLKADRDANAAWNILLRGLTELGVDHSEGTPVETALPADTAVVSAKRVLEAGSPCLKEPPKAASRQG comes from the coding sequence ATGAACTATAACTACAGGTATCGACTCAAACCGACTGACCGCCAGCGGAAGACGCTGGATTATCACCGCGATACCTGTAGACAACTCTACAACCACGCGCTGTACCGCTTCAACCAGATTCCCGAGAGCGACGGCACTGTCAAACAGCGCGTCCGAAAAATCCGTGACGAACTTCCCGTCCTCAAAGACTGGTGGGACGCACTCACCGACGTGTACTCGAAAGTGCTTCAGCCCACCGTTATGCGGATTGCTAAGAATATCAAACGTCTCGGACAACTCAAAGAACAGGGCTATACCGTCGGTGAACTCCGGTGGAAGTCACCGCGAGAATTCCGCAGTTTCACGTACAACCAGTCTGGCTTCGAACTCGACAAAAAGGATGGTCAGACCGTGTTGTCACTGTCCAAACTCGCGGACATTCCCATCGAACTCCACCGACCGCTCCCCGACGACGCCACGGTCAAGGAAGTCACGCTCAAAAAGGAGAAGACAGGTGAGTGGTTCGCCATCTTCGGTATCGAGATGGACGGAGAACCACCAACGAAGCCATCGCTGGCCGATATTGACGCAGAGAATATGGTCGGCATCGACGTGGGTATCCTGAAGTATGCCCAAGACACCGACGGCACGGCAGTCGAATCACTCGACCTGTCGGCGGAACGCGACAGGCTCGAACGAGAACAACGGACTCTCTCGCGCAAAGAGTACAAGTCGCACAACTGGAAGAAACAGCGCCAGCGAGTGGCTGAGTGTCACTTCCAAATCAAGCGCAAACGTCGTGACTTCCTGCACAAACTCTCGAACTACTACGCCCGAGAGTACGAGCTAGTCGCGGTCGAAAACCTCGACGTAAAAGGGATGCTCGAATCGGCGCGCAACAGCCGCAATACGGCGTCAGCAGCGTGGAATACCTTCACGGATATGCTCGAATACAAGTGCGAACGCGAAGGCACGCACTTCGTGGAGGTTGAACCCGAAGGCACAACCAAAGAGTGCGCTCAGTGTGGCGTCGCAACCGACAAGCCGCTGTGGGTGCGGGAACACTCCTGTCCCGCCTGTGGCTTGAAAGCGGACAGAGACGCAAACGCAGCGTGGAACATTCTTCTTCGTGGACTCACCGAACTAGGAGTGGATCACTCCGAAGGAACGCCTGTGGAGACTGCGCTCCCTGCGGACACTGCGGTTGTGTCTGCAAAGCGCGTCCTGGAAGCAGGAAGCCCCTGCCTCAAGGAGCCGCCGAAGGCGGCGAGTAGGCAGGGGTAG
- a CDS encoding phosphoenolpyruvate carboxylase, with protein sequence MDLYRRDIRQDVRELGALVGDVLTEQASADALETVEALRTDAIAYRSSDDALESRDPLRATLAASDADRQLVVARAFTAYFELINLAEERERVRALREQSQADVPDDGLAEAIALLEEADPETAERVLSDVLVEPTFTAHPTEARRKTVKTKLRSVAGTLAALDERLLTDDERDRLERELRADVTSLWQTPQVRDRRPEPLDEVLNVQWYLENVLFDVVGDVLEPVAAFADAGPAGPTLLEFRSWAGSDRDGNPHVTPVVTSDTLERQREAALEGYRDRVRSLSNVLSQDASRLELGDAVRKSLARDKDRLPEAAERAESRYSNEPYRQKLLCIHERLDRVGDVRPGGYPDADAFRRDLEAIAADLRANDASDVAATHVDPLIRTVATFGFTLASLDLRDHRENHTQAVTEALDRAGIDYAAMNESERVRFLTAAMDDAPDLVAFDALADVSETTARVLERFAKLADWQREYGTDAIDTYCISMCEEPSHVLEVLFLAAAAGVVDLPEHSGLDVVPLLETEYALSDARRIMGTLFENEAYAAAVAARGDVQEVMLGYSDSNKENGYLAAQWALYSNQKRLSAIAEEYGIELRLFHGRGGSISRSGGPVAESLLSLPPETVTGAVKYTEQGEAIAERYANPRIANRELERLLNAQIRARLRALEGEADPVEPEWEAAMETAADAAREAYRELLATDGFLEYFGDATPISVIEELNLGSRPASRSGERTVEDLRAIPWVFAWTQTRCPITGWYSLATGLDAYLESDGDVGTLAAMYESWPFFRTILDSAALSLARTDLEIAAEYAALAEPEIRDRVFGRIREEHDRAVELVRAITGRETLVKRGWLTESLERRNPYVDPLHLLQVQLLDRDSRSATEDRALRLTVTGIAAGMKTTG encoded by the coding sequence ATGGACCTGTACCGCCGCGATATCCGACAGGACGTCCGGGAACTCGGGGCGCTCGTCGGCGACGTGCTCACCGAGCAGGCGTCCGCCGACGCCCTCGAGACCGTCGAGGCCCTCCGGACCGACGCGATCGCGTACCGCTCGTCCGATGATGCACTCGAGTCGCGCGATCCGCTCCGGGCGACGCTCGCGGCGAGCGATGCCGATAGACAGCTGGTCGTCGCCCGCGCGTTCACCGCCTACTTCGAACTGATCAACCTCGCCGAGGAGCGCGAGCGCGTTCGGGCGCTCCGCGAGCAGTCGCAGGCCGACGTCCCCGACGACGGCCTCGCGGAGGCGATCGCTCTGCTCGAGGAGGCGGACCCGGAGACGGCCGAGCGCGTCCTTTCGGACGTCCTCGTCGAGCCGACGTTCACCGCCCATCCGACCGAGGCGCGCCGCAAGACCGTCAAGACGAAACTCCGATCGGTCGCCGGGACGCTGGCGGCGCTCGACGAGCGCCTGCTCACCGACGACGAGCGCGACCGGCTCGAGCGCGAGCTTCGCGCGGACGTGACGAGCCTCTGGCAGACCCCGCAGGTGCGCGACCGTCGGCCCGAGCCGCTCGACGAGGTGTTGAACGTCCAGTGGTACCTCGAGAACGTCCTCTTCGACGTGGTCGGCGACGTCCTCGAGCCGGTCGCCGCCTTCGCCGACGCGGGTCCTGCCGGTCCGACACTCCTCGAGTTCCGGTCGTGGGCGGGGTCGGACCGTGACGGCAACCCGCACGTCACGCCCGTGGTAACCTCCGACACGCTCGAGCGCCAGCGCGAGGCGGCCCTCGAGGGCTACCGCGACCGCGTGCGGTCGCTCTCGAACGTGCTCAGCCAGGACGCGAGCCGGCTCGAGCTGGGCGACGCCGTCCGGAAATCGCTCGCTCGCGACAAGGACCGGCTGCCCGAGGCCGCCGAGCGCGCGGAGTCGCGGTACTCGAACGAGCCGTACCGCCAGAAGCTGCTGTGCATCCACGAGCGACTCGACCGCGTCGGCGACGTTCGTCCCGGTGGGTACCCGGACGCGGACGCGTTCCGCCGCGATCTGGAGGCGATTGCGGCGGATCTCCGAGCCAACGACGCGAGCGACGTCGCCGCGACCCACGTCGACCCGCTGATTCGTACCGTCGCGACCTTCGGCTTCACCCTCGCGAGCCTGGACCTCCGGGACCACCGGGAGAACCACACGCAGGCGGTCACGGAGGCGCTCGATCGAGCCGGGATCGATTACGCGGCGATGAACGAGTCCGAGCGCGTCCGGTTTCTGACCGCCGCGATGGACGACGCCCCCGACCTCGTCGCGTTCGACGCGCTCGCGGACGTCTCGGAGACGACCGCCCGCGTGCTCGAGCGGTTCGCGAAGCTCGCCGACTGGCAGCGCGAGTACGGCACGGACGCGATCGACACCTACTGCATCAGCATGTGTGAGGAACCATCGCACGTGCTGGAGGTGCTGTTCCTGGCCGCGGCGGCCGGGGTCGTCGACCTGCCGGAGCACAGCGGTCTCGACGTCGTTCCCCTGCTCGAGACCGAGTACGCCCTCTCGGACGCGCGGCGAATCATGGGGACGCTGTTCGAGAACGAGGCGTACGCGGCCGCGGTCGCGGCGCGTGGTGACGTCCAGGAGGTGATGTTGGGGTACTCGGACTCGAACAAGGAGAACGGCTACCTCGCGGCCCAGTGGGCGCTGTACAGCAACCAGAAACGGTTGTCGGCGATCGCCGAGGAGTACGGCATCGAGCTCCGACTGTTCCACGGCCGGGGCGGCTCGATCTCCCGGAGCGGGGGGCCGGTCGCGGAGTCGCTGCTGTCGCTGCCGCCCGAGACGGTGACGGGAGCGGTGAAGTACACCGAACAGGGCGAGGCGATCGCCGAGCGGTACGCGAACCCGCGGATCGCGAACCGCGAGCTCGAGCGGCTGTTGAACGCCCAGATCCGTGCCCGGCTGCGCGCGCTCGAGGGCGAGGCCGACCCCGTGGAGCCGGAATGGGAGGCGGCGATGGAGACGGCGGCCGACGCCGCCCGCGAGGCGTACCGCGAGCTGCTCGCGACCGACGGCTTCCTCGAGTACTTCGGCGACGCCACCCCGATCTCGGTGATCGAGGAGCTGAACCTCGGGTCACGGCCGGCCTCCCGGAGCGGGGAGCGGACCGTCGAGGACCTCCGAGCGATCCCGTGGGTGTTCGCGTGGACGCAGACGCGGTGTCCGATCACGGGCTGGTACTCGCTGGCGACGGGCCTCGACGCGTACCTCGAGTCGGACGGCGACGTGGGGACGCTCGCCGCGATGTACGAGTCGTGGCCGTTCTTCCGGACGATCCTCGACAGCGCCGCGCTCTCGCTGGCTCGGACCGACCTGGAGATCGCCGCCGAGTACGCGGCCCTGGCGGAGCCGGAGATCCGCGACCGCGTCTTCGGGCGGATCCGCGAGGAACACGACCGAGCCGTCGAGCTCGTTCGAGCGATCACCGGTCGGGAGACGCTGGTGAAGCGGGGCTGGCTGACCGAGAGCCTGGAGCGCCGCAATCCCTACGTGGATCCGCTCCACCTGCTGCAGGTCCAGCTGCTCGACCGGGACTCCCGGTCGGCGACCGAGGATCGGGCGCTCCGGCTGACCGTCACGGGGATCGCCGCCGGAATGAAGACGACGGGGTGA
- a CDS encoding DUF2080 family transposase-associated protein yields MDRHEIEGHEVIEGEVKPTGNGAHVLVPKRWRGADVKIVRTSDPDE; encoded by the coding sequence ATGGATAGGCACGAAATCGAAGGCCACGAAGTCATCGAGGGAGAGGTGAAACCCACCGGCAACGGCGCACACGTCCTCGTCCCGAAACGGTGGCGTGGCGCAGACGTGAAAATCGTTCGAACGTCCGACCCCGACGAGTAA